The sequence below is a genomic window from Candidatus Methylacidiphilales bacterium.
TTTCCGGAGGCGATCGCATCCGCGATTGCGACAAAATTCGATCCGCGGCCCGAGCCGAGAATGCCCAGATTCACGGGTTCGCTCACAAGGTCCCACCGGCTTTTTTTATCATGGCCGAGGTGGATTTCCCGGGCACCAGTGGGAGGATGCGGATCACCCCGCCGGCTTTTTTGATGACAGCCACCTCGTCCCGGTCAAGCTGGTCTTCCGTGTAATCCCCGCCCTTTACATAGATATCAGGCTGGACCAACTCCAAAAAACGCACCGCGCGGGGTTCTGGAAAAATGACCACGGCATCCACCGGTTTCAAGGCCCCCAACAGCTCGGCGCGGTCCGCTTCGGAGTTAAGAGGGCGGGAAGGGCCTTTGAGGGCGCGGACAGAATCGTCGCCATTAATCCCCACAATCAGGACATCTCCCAGTTGACGGGCGGCGCACAAATAGCGTAAATGGCCGGTATGAAGCACGTCAAAACAGCCGTTGGTCACGACAACCCGGCGGCCGAACCGTTTCTGCTCCTGTCGCCAAAGTGGCAATTGTTCTAAGGAAATGGTAAACTGCATTTTACAAATAATCTTGACCCTTAAAACCTAAGCAGCAACATGCGCTTTTGTGCAACCTGAAATTTTAAAAGGAATCGGAATCATATCCGTCTGATTTGCTACTATGCTCGGGATTCTGTGGTTAATTACATATGGGCTGGTCGTAACGGGGCTCTCGCTTTACGGGATGCACCGGTTCTGGATGATTTTTACCTATTATCGCCATAAAAAGCACAGCATTAAACCGCTGGGCAAATTGCGCGAGCTGCCCGTCGTCACAATCCAACTCCCGGTCTATAATGAAATCTATGTCGTGGAGCGCTTGATCCGCTCGGTGGCGGCCATCGGGTATCCGCAGGAAAAACTTGAAATCCAGGTCTTGGACGATTCAACAGACGACACGTCGGATGTGATCCACAAGCTTGTCGAAGAGTTGTCCCAGCGGGGATTTGACATCAAACACCTGCACCGCAGCAATCGCTTTGGATTCAAGGCCGGCGCGCTGCAAAATGGCCTCCAGACCGCGCGCGGCGAATTCATCGCCATTTTCGACGCGGATTTTATTCCCCCGGAAAATATTCTCCGCGACACCATCCAGTATTTCAGCGATCCCCAGGTGGGAATGATTCAAACCCGCTGGGGGCATATCAACCGCGGGTATAATCTCCTGACGCGGGTGCAGGCTCTCCTCCTGGACGGCCATTTGCTGATCGAACAAACTGCCCGCAACCGCAGCGGACGATTTTTTAATTTCAACGGCACGGCCGGCGTCTGGCGCAAAACCAGCATTGTGGACGCCGGAGGCTGGCAGCATGACACGCTGACCGAGGATTTGGATTTGAGCTACCGCGCACAATTGAAGGGGTGGAAATTTATTTTCGTGCCCGATGTGGTGACTCCCGCCGAACTGCCGGTCGATATGAACTCCTTCAAAGCGCAGCAGCACCGCTGGGCCAAGGGCGCCATCCAGACCTGCCGCAAATTACTGCCTGAAATCTGCCGGAGCAAACTGCCTTTTAAAACCAAACTGGAAGCCATTTTTCATCTGACATCCAACTTCGCCTACCTGTTACTGGCGGCTCTTGCCGTGCTGGTCCAGCCGGACCCCGCTTATTCGGGATTCCATTGGAAGTCCGTGCTGGCCGTTGATGTGCCGATTTTCTGCATGGCGTCGCTCTCCATTTTTGTCTTTTATGGCGCGGTTTTGATCGAACTGAAAAAACAATGGTACAAGATCCCGTTCTACATCCCCATGCTGATTGCCACCGGGATCGGGCTTTGCCTCAACAATGCACGGGCTGTGCTCGAGGCCTTGTTCAACCGCCAGTCCGAATTCACCCGCACACCCAAGTACGGGATCCGCACCGGAGTCGAAACCTGGTTTGGAAAACGCTATATCGCGGGAAAATCATTCCTCCCACTGCTGGAGCTCACCTTGTCCGCCTATTACGGCTATTTTATCTGGTTTGCCATCCGGCACCAACTTTGGGTTTCCCTCCCCTTTTTCTGGCTGTTTTTCCTCGGTTTCGGCTATGCTGGCCTCCTCTCATTGGCTCAATCCCTTCCGTTTTCACTTTCCTCCCTGAAAGTGAAGGTGTAAGTAATCCCAATGGAATTTGACTGGAGCATCTTCACTCCAACGGGCACTCATCCAGATGAAGTGGCTGAAAGCTTTGAAGACCCCTTTTCCCTGAGACTAATGCCGGACGCCGGGGCGATTGCAGACCAGTCCCGTTTTTTTTGTCTGGGAATGAGTTTGCGGAAAAAAGCCCTGTTTTCCGTGTATAGTTCGGACGGCAAACAAATCCGCATCCTGGCCTCCCGTGAAATGACGGAAGAGGAATTGTTTTTCTACAATCGCAAAACCCGGGAGTCGTTATGACGCTCAAAATCGTCTCCCACTGGGATGAAGTCCCGCACTTTGCCTCCCCGCAGGAGGAGGCTGATTTCTGGCAGGCGCACCAGTTGGACGGCCGTTTGATGCAGGCCGCCTGTTTCAAGCCGGATAACACCGAATCGACCACCATCACGCTGCGCATGGATCCGCGCATGCTTGCAAGGCTCAAGCGGCTTGCCAATCAACGGTATTTGAATTACCAGAGCATGTTGAAACAATGGGTGGCCGAACGGCTCGAAAAGGAAATGGAAGGGCGCTCCTGACACTCACAAATACAATGTTCACCGCAGAGTCGCAGAGGACGCAGAGTTTTTTTGAATTTATATCCTCCCTAGATCTATTTTCCGCACAAGATCGCATGTGCACTTCATGGGACACGAGCCCCCGTATTTGTTTTTCCCATCCCGTGAATCCTGTTCATCCTGTCAAAATGTGTTTTGTGCTGCCTTTCCATCTGTGTTTATCCGTGCCATCCGTGGTTCAAATGTTTTGCTTTGCGTTAATGCTCGTATGCCCCCGCTTTGCGGTTTACAAACCCCAAAATCGGAATAGATTTAAATTATGAGCATTGCATTAAAGTTCCCCCATTTCCGCCGGGGTTTCACGCTGATTGAGCTTCTGGTCGTCATCACGATCATCGGCATCCTGGCAGGTCTGGCATTTCCGGCCATCCAAGGCGCACTGAATGCCGCCAAAAAGACCCAGGCGTCCAACATGGTCAACCAATTACGCACCGCCATGACCAGCTACCAGACCGAATACGGTACCTGGCCCAGCACGATCACCGACGAAAACCCTTTTGACCCGGGAATCAAACTCTACAAAATGCTCATCGGCCAGGATAGCCCGGTTGGCACCAATCCGCGGCAAATTGTCTTCATGGAATTCAATCTGAAGGATTTAAGGGCATCATCCAGCGCTACAGCGCCTCCGTCGGATGCCTCGACTGCCACCACCTTTGTTGATCCCTGGAACCAGGCCTACCAGATGGAACTGGACACCAATTACGATAATCAACTGGCCATGCCTGGAGGAACTGGAGGAACCATTAACGCCGCGATAGCCGTGTGGTCCACCGGTCTTCCGGTAAATGGCGCCGCCAATACCGATACCACAAAATTCCTAAGCAGTTGGAAATAATGTCGATGAAGACAGGACGCTTTGCTTTTACTTTGATTGAGCTGCTGGTGGTGATCACGATCATTGCCATTTTAAGCGGGCTCGTCCTCGGCGTGGCGGGTAACGTCAATAGAAAAGCCGGCACCAGTCGCGCCAAGGCCGAAATCATGGCCATCGACCTGGCTTTGGAACGCTATAAAACCGACAATGGAGATTATCCTTCAACCAGCTTCATTACCATCAGCAATGGCATTTATACAGGCAACCCAAGCGCATATATTGGAACAAGCCCCACTCTGGGAGCAAGCACACCCGGAGGCTCGGGGGGATGCCTTCTCTTTACCTACCTGATGGGACGATCCAGTTTTCAAACGTCTTCCACCAGTCAGACATCTGTAACTTCCGGTTATACACAGTACATGGAACTGAAGTCGAACCAAGTCGGTGCTCCTATGGGCAGTTCCTACATTCAGGACCCCTTCGGGTATGCCTACGGTTATTTTTACAAATATGACGCTGCTATACCGGGTGATTCAAATGCTTCGGACAAATCCCTCTTCAATTCAGTTCAACCCGATGTCTGGAGCACCGCCGGGCAAACCGCCACAGCTTCCAGTACCGTCGCCAGCGGCACCGCCACAACTTACGCGGTCTATCTGAATTGGGTGAAAAATTGGGGCTCCCAGTGAATATTTTCACCCATGGGTGAAAATATTCACATGCTTCGGCGCGAAACCACGCCGAAGTTTCCCGGCACACCTTCATCCGCAGATTGAACAGATTCACGCAGGTTTTCAGAACTAAAACCTTCTGTTCCATTTTTACTCTTCCTGCTCGCGACACAGGTCGGAGTTAGCGGCCAATCTTCTACCGGTTTCAGGTTTTTAGTTTCAAGTCTCAGATTTTGGCGTTCCTTATCCGTATTTATCCGTGTCCATCTGTGGTTCTATCGAATCTATTTTTATATTTCCAGTAACTCAGCCAGAATCCGGATCCCTTTTTCCAAATCCGATTCCTCCGCCCGCGCGCAATTCAAACGCAGGCAGCCCCGCCGCGCAGGCGATGTCAGAAAAACCTCGCCCCGCGCAAAACTCACACCCCGGGATTTTGCACGCTCGGACCATGCGGCCGAATCCAGTTTGTACGGCAACTCCACCCAGAGCAAAAATCCACCCTGCGGATCCGAGACTTTCGTGCCCGCTGGAAAATGTTGCAACACGGCACGGCGCACTGATTCCCGGCGGCGGCGGCATTGGGCGTGAAGTTTTGCCAGGTGCCGCTCCAACCCGCCCCGCTGAAGAAATGCGCACAGGGTTGCCTCTGCAACAACGGAGCTATGCAGGTCGGAATTGCATTTCAGGCGCGCCACGCGCTCAAACCATTTTCCGGGAAGCATGCAGCCCACGCGAAGCCCGGGGGAAACCGACTTGCAAAAACTGCTCACATAAATCACATGGGAGCCGTCGTCATAGGCCCTGACCGGATTCGGCGCCCCGCCGTCGCACAGTTCCCCATAAATGTCGTCTTCAATCACCACGATCCCCAGTTCCCCGCACAGGCGGGCCAGATCCTTGCGCTTAACAGGCGAAAGGGTCGCCCCGCTTGGATTGGAAAGCGAGGAACAGACCACCAGGCACTTCGGACGGTGCTTTTTCAGCAACAGCGCCGCCACGTCAAGAAGCAGGCCTGAGTTCATATCGACCGGCAACGGCAGCACCCGGGCCCCCGTCGCGTAAATTTGCTCCAGCATGTTGTAATACCCGGGGCTTTCACAGGCCACAAGGTCGCCCGGCCCGGTCAGAGTGGAAATGGCCAGGTGCAACGCCTGGGTGCAACCCGTTGTCAACAGCACATCTTCAGGCCCGGCCCGGACGCCGCGTTTCACCAGATTTCGCGCGATCTGACCCCTCAATCCGGCGTGGCCCTCCGGCCTTTGATACGCCCACATCTCGCGCCCCTCAAGCGCCGTGGCGGAACGAAAAGCCTGCTTCAACTCCTCCACAGGCAAAAGGGAGGGGGACGGCACACCCGCAGCCAGATTGATCAACCCCGGCTTTTCGACCTGCCGCATGAATTCCAATAAACCGGTTGGCGGGCCGTATCGTACCGGCCTGCCTGTGGCGCATAATCCGGTTTTTTCAGACAATTTCATTCATTCCTTGTTCTGCTTTTTTTACTCATGTCAAGTGTGAGATCTCCAGCCGAAAACTTCAACTCCAACTGCGTTGACATCCGGCGTATCGTCTCCATACCATTTCCTAATGTCTGAGACCACAAATCTCCTTCGAACCCCACTCGCAGACGTGCATCAGGAACTCGGCGCCAAAATGGTGGAGTTTGGAGGATGGCTCATGCCCGTCCACTACACGAGCATCCTCCAGGAACATAAGGCCATCCGCAGCACTGCCGGACTGTTCGATATCTCACACATGGGCGAACTTGTCGTCAAAGGAACCGGTTCGGAGGCCTGGGTCAATTCCCTCTTCTGCAACGACATCCGCAAGATTTCCCCAGGCTGGGGCCAATACACCCTCCTTCTCAATGAAAGCGGCGGCACAGTCGATGACTTGATTATCTATCGCCTGGCCGACCAGGAATTTCTGCTCGTCGTCAATGCCTCCCAGATCGAGAAGGATTTCAAGTGGCTGGAACGCCGCCTCGGCCCCAATGTTACCATTGAAAACCAAAGCGAGGAATTTGCGGCTATTGCCCTCCAAGGCCCCAAATCGGAGGGCGTCTTCCGCAAACTATTCGACTCGGAAAAACGCCCTCTCAAACGAAACCAATTCATCGAAACACCTTACAAGGGGAAGAGTGTTCTTGTCGCCCGCACAGGATACACGGGGGAGGACGGTTTTGAAATATTCCTGTCGCCCGAACTCGCCACTCCCCTCTGGAAGGATCTTCTAAAGCACGGGGAGCTTGTCTCATGCGTCTCTGCCGGACTGGGCTGCCGCGACACCCTCCGCCTCGAAGCCTGCTACCCGCTCTATGGCCATGAACTGTCCCAGTCCATCTCGCCGCTGGAAGCCGGGCTGGACCACTTTGTTTCATTCGACAAACCGGAAAAATTTGTCGGCAACGAACCCCTTCGTGAGCAAAAGGAAAGCGGCATCACCCGCTCCGTGGCCGCGTTTGAAATCACCGGGCCTGGAGCGCCTCCGCGCGCGCAATATCCGGTTTTTGCAAAAAACAACCAGATCGGTGAGGTGACCAGCGGCAGCCACTCCCCCACCCTGAACAAAGGCATCGGCCTCGCTCTGATCGCCAGGGATTTCGCCAAGCCCGGTACCGAGATTGAAATCGAAGTGCGCGGCAAACGCCAGCCGGCCCGCGTCGTGAAAAAACCCTTTTACTCCAATTTATGAGCAATATCCCCAATAACTTGAAATACACCGACACCCACGAATGGGTACTGGCCGAAAACGGCATTGCAACCGTCGGGATCACCGACCATGCGCAATCCGAGCTGAGCGATGTGGTCTATGTCGAACTGCCGGCCGTCGGCAAGGCCTTCAAAGCAAAGGAGACCGTCGCCGTGGTCGAAAGCGTAAAAGCCGCTTCCGACATTTATGCGCCGGTTTCCGGAACCGTGACCGAGGTGAATAAAAACCTCTCGAATGATCCCGGTCTGGTCAATCGCTCGCCCTATGAGCAGGCCTGGATGTTCAAGCTCAAGCTGTCAGATGCCGGGGAACTCAACAGCCTCAGGGACGCAGGGGCTTACAAGTCCAAAATCGGATAACCCGCGCGCCATGCCGGAAATCAGCCTAACACGAATCGACCCCACGCTGCTTGAATGGTCCGCGTTCGATCCCCAGGTCAAAACCCTCCTCACCTCGCATGCCATCTGCAATGCCGGAAAAGTGGTGTTGATCGACCCTATTCTGCCGGACGCCGCCGTCATGGCCGCCATTTCCGAAATGGGCATGCCGTGCGGCATCTTCCTGACAAACGGCAACCATGAACGCGCCAGCAAAAAGTTAAGCAAGCTGCTGAACATCCCCGTGGCGTCGCCCGCTTTCGCCGTGAAGGAATTTTCCTTCAAGCCCGACATCATCCTCGACGGCCTCACCCAGATTTACGGATTCAAACCCATCGCAATCCCGGGCGCCGCCCTTGGCGAACACGCTCTCTATTGCCCGAAAACCCAGACACTTTGTATCGGCGATGCTCTGATCAACTTCCCCTCCACCGGTTTGGCCATCCTGCCGGATAAATACTGCCTCGACCCCGCTTTGCTGAAAAAATCACTGCGCCCCCTCACCCTGCTCAAAATTCAAACCCTGATTTTTTCCCACGGCAGCCCGATGCACCATCCCATGCCCGCCTTGAAGAAACTGATTGGGGCATCATGAAAAAAATTCCCGTGTTCGTTTTGCTGCTGTGCTGGGCCGCCGCTTGCCCCGCCCAGGAGAACCGCCTCAAACCCTCGGATAGCGCCGTCACGCAACGCCTGAAGACACCGGGCCAAACTGAGACACCCCAAAAAATCACAAACCAGCTTGAGAAATTCTTCAACACGATTCAAGCCGGCGACGCCAAGCTGGCTTTCTTCGGCCTCTTTGAGGGCAGCAAACTCGAAAAGGAAGGCGAAGTGGTGGACAAATCCGTGAGCATCACCGAGAACACCCTTCAAAAATGCGGGAGGCTCGAATCCTACGATCCCATGGAATCACGCCTCTACGGGACCCGGCTCCTTTCCGTATCCTACATCACCGTGCATGGCGACAAATTTTTCCGCTGGGCCTTTATCTACCAAAACCCCTCGGGCAATGATTGGAGCCTGATCAAGTTCAGCGTGGACAACATGAGGGACTTTCTGCCCGCCTACCCGATCGCCACAAACCCGCCCGACAACATCCAACTCAAACTCGAAAAATTCTTCCTCGCCCTCGAAAGCGACCGCACGGACGACGGGTTTAACGATTTGGTGAAGGATTCCGTCCTTCAAAATTCCACGGACCAGGTCAGCGCCTTCGTCGCAAAAACCAACGAAGCGCTCAAGGGCTATGGGAAAATGAAATCCTACGAACTGTTCGACAACCGCCAGATTTGCAGAAAACTGCGGCTCCTGACCTACATCAGTTATCTCGAACACAAGCCCCTGCGCTGGCAGTTTGTTTTTACAACCGCCAAGGATGGGAAGTGGTCGCTCCAAAACGTGCGCGTGGACGACCAGCTCGAAGAAGCCATCGCGGGGCAATGAACCTGGCCTGGCTTGCGCTGGCAGAGCTTTGCCTTGCTTCTGACTCCTGAATTCTGACCTCTGCCTTTTCTCCACGTCCTTCGCGATCTTCCTGTAAGATCGTGTTTTTAATCTTATCCCCCTTGCCTGCCACCCGGAAGGCTGTAGAGTCTTTCTTTCCTATGCCTGAACTCGCCAAAGCGTACGACCCCTCCCTCGTGGAGGACAAACTCTATGCCCGCTGGCTGGAGCAGAACAGCTTCCACGCCGACCCCGGCAGTTCCAAGCCGCCGTATTCCATTGTCATCCCCCCTCCCAACGTCACTGGCGTGCTCACCATGGGGCATGTGCTCAACAACACCATCCAGGACATCCTCATCCGCCGGGCGCGTCTCCAGGGCAAGGAGGCCCTCTGGCTGCCGGGCACCGACCACGCCGGCCTCGCCACGCAAACCGCCGTCGAAAAAGCCCTCCGTAAACCCGCTGAACTCCCGGCCAACGTGCGCGAGGTTTTGGAGTCCCTCGACCATGTCTGGGACAAGGCCGCAGGCAAACCCAAGGCCCCGCTCACCCGCCACAACATCGGGCGCGAAGCCATGCTCAAGCTTGTCTGGGCTTGGACGAAGGACCGCGGCGGCATCATCATCCAACAGTTGAAAAAACTCGGCTGCTCCTGCGATTGGAAACGGGAACGTTTCACCATGGACGAAGCCTATCACCGCGATGTGATTAACGCCTTCATCACCCTCTACAAAAAGGGCTACATCTACCGCGGCAAACGCATGGTCAACTGGTGCCCCGCCTCCCACACCGCCCTCTCCGACGAGGAGGTCATTCCCACCCCGCAAAAAAGCAAGCTCTACACCATGCGCTACGAGATCGCGGAACTGCCCGGCCAATTTTTGGAGATCGCCACCACCCGCCCGGAAACCCTCATGGGTGATTCCGCCGTGGCCGTCAATCCCACCGACGAACGCTACAAGCATCTCGTCGGGAAACATTGCTGGCGCCCTTTCCCCCGCGCCCAAATCCCCATCATCGCCGACGCGCATATCGACCCGGCCTTCGGCACCGGCGTGCTTAAAGTCACCCCCGCGCATGACAAGGCCGACTTCGAGATCGGCCAGCGCCATCAGCTCCCGATCATTGATATCCTGCACTGCGATGGAAAAATAAATTGCCCGGCGGTACCGGAACTCGACGGTCTCGACCGTTTTGATGCCAGGAAAAAAGCCGTGGAAATGCTCCAAACCGGCGGCGCATTGGTGAAGGAAGAAGCCTACGAGAACAATATCGGCTTCAGCGAGCGCGGACAGGTGCCGGTCGAGCCGCGCCTTTCCGAGCAATGGTTCCTCGACTACCGCAAGATGCTTAACGGCCGGATGATCGAGGAGGCTCTCGCAACCGTCCGGGACAAGGTCATTCGCTTCTATCCGGATCGCTGGGAAAAAGTCTATGCCCACTGGCTGGAAAACATTCAGGACTGGTGCCTCTCCCGCCAGGTCTATTGGGGCCATCGCATCCCCGTTTGGTATCATTACCCAGGTAGCTCTAGTATTAGACCAGACAATATATCTATTCGTGATTACATGGACAGACCGGATGCTGGCAAATTACAAGAAATACGTGTACAAATGGACTCGCCAGGGATAGATTGGATACAAGATTCCGACTCGCTCGACACCTGGGCTTCCTCCTGGCTCTGGGCCTATGCCACGATGGACACCAAAACCCGGAAAAAATTCTATCCCACCAGCACGCTCGTCACGGGCCCTGACATCATCTTCCTTTGGGTCGCCCGCATGATCATCGCCGGCCTGGAATTCAACCCAGCGGAATCCGCCGCCGCTCCCGGAAGCCCCGAATACGCGCAGGCCAACCGGGCCTTCCAGGATGTTTATTTTACCGGCATCATTCGCGACCATCAGGGCCGGAAAATGTCGAAGTCGCTCGGCAATTCCCCCGATCCGCTGGATCTCATCGCCAAGTATGGCGCCGACGGACTGCGCTTCGGCCTGATGCGCATCGCGCCGCAGGGTCTGGACATCCGCTTCGACGAAAAACAAATCGAGGAAGGCCGGAACTTTTGCAACAAACTCTGGAATGCCTGCCGCTTCCGCGCCATGCAGGGCCCCATCGATCCCAAGGCCGATCCGTTCGGAAAAAAGCTGACACCCTACTCGGCTCATCTGCTGGCACGGCTCGACAAACTCATCGACACCGTCGAAGCCGGATTTGAAAAATACGAGTTCAGCGCGGTCGCTTCGGCCATCTACGGATTTGTCTGGGACGATTTGTGTTCGCGCTTTCTGGAAACCGCCAAGGCCGATTTCGCGGATCCCGCATCGCCCACACGGGC
It includes:
- a CDS encoding PLP-dependent aminotransferase family protein, with the translated sequence MKLSEKTGLCATGRPVRYGPPTGLLEFMRQVEKPGLINLAAGVPSPSLLPVEELKQAFRSATALEGREMWAYQRPEGHAGLRGQIARNLVKRGVRAGPEDVLLTTGCTQALHLAISTLTGPGDLVACESPGYYNMLEQIYATGARVLPLPVDMNSGLLLDVAALLLKKHRPKCLVVCSSLSNPSGATLSPVKRKDLARLCGELGIVVIEDDIYGELCDGGAPNPVRAYDDGSHVIYVSSFCKSVSPGLRVGCMLPGKWFERVARLKCNSDLHSSVVAEATLCAFLQRGGLERHLAKLHAQCRRRRESVRRAVLQHFPAGTKVSDPQGGFLLWVELPYKLDSAAWSERAKSRGVSFARGEVFLTSPARRGCLRLNCARAEESDLEKGIRILAELLEI
- a CDS encoding valine--tRNA ligase; its protein translation is MPELAKAYDPSLVEDKLYARWLEQNSFHADPGSSKPPYSIVIPPPNVTGVLTMGHVLNNTIQDILIRRARLQGKEALWLPGTDHAGLATQTAVEKALRKPAELPANVREVLESLDHVWDKAAGKPKAPLTRHNIGREAMLKLVWAWTKDRGGIIIQQLKKLGCSCDWKRERFTMDEAYHRDVINAFITLYKKGYIYRGKRMVNWCPASHTALSDEEVIPTPQKSKLYTMRYEIAELPGQFLEIATTRPETLMGDSAVAVNPTDERYKHLVGKHCWRPFPRAQIPIIADAHIDPAFGTGVLKVTPAHDKADFEIGQRHQLPIIDILHCDGKINCPAVPELDGLDRFDARKKAVEMLQTGGALVKEEAYENNIGFSERGQVPVEPRLSEQWFLDYRKMLNGRMIEEALATVRDKVIRFYPDRWEKVYAHWLENIQDWCLSRQVYWGHRIPVWYHYPGSSSIRPDNISIRDYMDRPDAGKLQEIRVQMDSPGIDWIQDSDSLDTWASSWLWAYATMDTKTRKKFYPTSTLVTGPDIIFLWVARMIIAGLEFNPAESAAAPGSPEYAQANRAFQDVYFTGIIRDHQGRKMSKSLGNSPDPLDLIAKYGADGLRFGLMRIAPQGLDIRFDEKQIEEGRNFCNKLWNACRFRAMQGPIDPKADPFGKKLTPYSAHLLARLDKLIDTVEAGFEKYEFSAVASAIYGFVWDDLCSRFLETAKADFADPASPTRAGTLATIDHVLSQVLRLLHPFAPFITEEIWIELGFATETIQFTDWPVKSGKAIDSVAVEYADKTYALIDASRRLRGEFQIPLGKKLDFKLHSEKALSQSELALLSPLLGAQSLEIISAPLAKTPVALTPLGDLYLPLTGLIDVEKEKQRLEKEIAKAQASLERESKKLENTAMLAKAPPEKVEEWRALKAEAESQLAKFREQLVSLG
- a CDS encoding prepilin-type N-terminal cleavage/methylation domain-containing protein, whose translation is MKTGRFAFTLIELLVVITIIAILSGLVLGVAGNVNRKAGTSRAKAEIMAIDLALERYKTDNGDYPSTSFITISNGIYTGNPSAYIGTSPTLGASTPGGSGGCLLFTYLMGRSSFQTSSTSQTSVTSGYTQYMELKSNQVGAPMGSSYIQDPFGYAYGYFYKYDAAIPGDSNASDKSLFNSVQPDVWSTAGQTATASSTVASGTATTYAVYLNWVKNWGSQ
- a CDS encoding adenylyltransferase/cytidyltransferase family protein — its product is MPLWRQEQKRFGRRVVVTNGCFDVLHTGHLRYLCAARQLGDVLIVGINGDDSVRALKGPSRPLNSEADRAELLGALKPVDAVVIFPEPRAVRFLELVQPDIYVKGGDYTEDQLDRDEVAVIKKAGGVIRILPLVPGKSTSAMIKKAGGTL
- a CDS encoding glycosyltransferase, with translation MLGILWLITYGLVVTGLSLYGMHRFWMIFTYYRHKKHSIKPLGKLRELPVVTIQLPVYNEIYVVERLIRSVAAIGYPQEKLEIQVLDDSTDDTSDVIHKLVEELSQRGFDIKHLHRSNRFGFKAGALQNGLQTARGEFIAIFDADFIPPENILRDTIQYFSDPQVGMIQTRWGHINRGYNLLTRVQALLLDGHLLIEQTARNRSGRFFNFNGTAGVWRKTSIVDAGGWQHDTLTEDLDLSYRAQLKGWKFIFVPDVVTPAELPVDMNSFKAQQHRWAKGAIQTCRKLLPEICRSKLPFKTKLEAIFHLTSNFAYLLLAALAVLVQPDPAYSGFHWKSVLAVDVPIFCMASLSIFVFYGAVLIELKKQWYKIPFYIPMLIATGIGLCLNNARAVLEALFNRQSEFTRTPKYGIRTGVETWFGKRYIAGKSFLPLLELTLSAYYGYFIWFAIRHQLWVSLPFFWLFFLGFGYAGLLSLAQSLPFSLSSLKVKV
- the gcvH gene encoding glycine cleavage system protein GcvH → MSNIPNNLKYTDTHEWVLAENGIATVGITDHAQSELSDVVYVELPAVGKAFKAKETVAVVESVKAASDIYAPVSGTVTEVNKNLSNDPGLVNRSPYEQAWMFKLKLSDAGELNSLRDAGAYKSKIG
- a CDS encoding type II secretion system protein, coding for MSIALKFPHFRRGFTLIELLVVITIIGILAGLAFPAIQGALNAAKKTQASNMVNQLRTAMTSYQTEYGTWPSTITDENPFDPGIKLYKMLIGQDSPVGTNPRQIVFMEFNLKDLRASSSATAPPSDASTATTFVDPWNQAYQMELDTNYDNQLAMPGGTGGTINAAIAVWSTGLPVNGAANTDTTKFLSSWK
- a CDS encoding CopG family antitoxin, with amino-acid sequence MTLKIVSHWDEVPHFASPQEEADFWQAHQLDGRLMQAACFKPDNTESTTITLRMDPRMLARLKRLANQRYLNYQSMLKQWVAERLEKEMEGRS
- the gcvT gene encoding glycine cleavage system aminomethyltransferase GcvT gives rise to the protein MSETTNLLRTPLADVHQELGAKMVEFGGWLMPVHYTSILQEHKAIRSTAGLFDISHMGELVVKGTGSEAWVNSLFCNDIRKISPGWGQYTLLLNESGGTVDDLIIYRLADQEFLLVVNASQIEKDFKWLERRLGPNVTIENQSEEFAAIALQGPKSEGVFRKLFDSEKRPLKRNQFIETPYKGKSVLVARTGYTGEDGFEIFLSPELATPLWKDLLKHGELVSCVSAGLGCRDTLRLEACYPLYGHELSQSISPLEAGLDHFVSFDKPEKFVGNEPLREQKESGITRSVAAFEITGPGAPPRAQYPVFAKNNQIGEVTSGSHSPTLNKGIGLALIARDFAKPGTEIEIEVRGKRQPARVVKKPFYSNL